From Caminibacter mediatlanticus TB-2, the proteins below share one genomic window:
- a CDS encoding chemotaxis protein, translating to MAIEDKTLKVGSNELELVDFRLFKKEPDGRIYEGIYGINVAKVREIIKMPELTELPGSDEFIEGIFDLRGVVVPVVNLAKWMGIKVPSKDEAPIKERVIITEFNNILIGFIVHDAKRIRRISWADIEPASFSTATHGKLDKSKITGITRIENGEILLILDLESIVEEMGFFESNLEIDEEKLEKFSGIVLLIDDSPTARRIEKEALEKMGFDVIEAANGEEGLQKLEELYAVYGENLSNKLKLILSDIEMPKMDGYHMAARIHQDKRFRDVPLIFSSSISDAFSDIRGKEVGAEGYLVKFNPDKFYEKIKEVVSTHSKKVEG from the coding sequence ATGGCAATAGAAGACAAAACATTAAAGGTTGGCTCAAACGAACTTGAACTTGTAGATTTTAGACTTTTTAAAAAAGAACCAGATGGTAGGATATATGAAGGTATATATGGTATAAATGTTGCAAAAGTTAGAGAAATTATTAAGATGCCTGAGCTAACGGAATTACCAGGTAGTGATGAATTTATAGAAGGAATTTTTGATTTAAGAGGAGTGGTAGTTCCTGTTGTAAATCTTGCGAAATGGATGGGAATAAAAGTACCAAGTAAAGATGAAGCGCCTATTAAAGAGAGAGTAATTATAACTGAATTTAATAATATATTAATAGGCTTTATAGTTCATGATGCTAAAAGAATAAGAAGAATTTCTTGGGCAGATATAGAACCAGCTTCTTTTTCTACTGCAACTCATGGAAAACTTGATAAAAGTAAAATAACTGGTATTACAAGAATAGAAAATGGCGAAATTCTTTTGATTTTAGATTTAGAAAGTATAGTAGAAGAGATGGGCTTTTTTGAATCAAACCTTGAAATTGATGAAGAAAAACTTGAAAAATTTAGTGGAATAGTCCTTTTAATAGATGACTCACCAACAGCAAGAAGAATTGAAAAAGAAGCGTTAGAAAAAATGGGGTTTGATGTTATTGAAGCTGCAAATGGAGAAGAAGGTCTTCAAAAACTTGAAGAATTATATGCAGTATATGGAGAGAATTTATCTAATAAATTAAAACTAATTTTAAGTGATATAGAAATGCCGAAAATGGATGGGTATCATATGGCAGCAAGAATTCATCAAGATAAAAGATTTAGAGATGTACCTTTAATTTTTAGTTCTTCTATTTCTGATGCATTTAGTGATATAAGAGGAAAAGAAGTTGGAGCTGAGGGTTATTTAGTTAAGTTTAATCCTGATAAATTTTATGAGAAAATAAAAGAAGTTGTAAGTACTCATTCAAAAAAAGTGGAAGGATAA
- a CDS encoding hybrid sensor histidine kinase/response regulator, which produces MDELMELLDDFLVESFEMIEEMDNDLIELENNPDDLELLNKIFRVAHTIKGSGSFLNFNKLTKLTHHMEAVLDKARKGELKITPEIMDVILESIDAMKAILEYIRDNKNDESPDVDIEPIVKKLDSIVNGTFGKDENTEEEKKGINVEEITLENVDELDLESLPPEELDAILEKLVDEVNQPKEEKETKEEIQEDTKSKKDEQENQEKKEESKNEIEIKEEKPIKQESKKEITKKDIKKQIANVKEQTIRVDVKRLDQLMNLIGELVLAKNRLIKIYNDVEERYEGEKFLEELNQVVSSISIVTTDLQIAVMKTRMLPIGKVFNKFPRLVRDLARELGKKVKLIIEGEDTELDKSIIEEIGDPLVHMIRNAVDHGIEPPEERKKKGKPEEGTIWLRAYNEGNMIVIEIKDDGKGMDPEKLKKKAIEKGIITPQEAENMSDKEAFMLIFKPGFSTAEKVTNVSGRGVGMDVVKTNIEKLNGIIEVDSVPGKGSTFKLKIPLTLAIIQALLVASQEDLFAVPLSNVIETVRIVEEDIYTIEGKSVLKLRDEVLPLVNMADIFEIEKILEPEKYLYVVILGLGATKIGLIVDRFIGQEEIVIKSLGEFLKGLPGIAGATIRGDGRVTLIVDVASLMKLAKETHNKKLVTDSLNEAKKKKEKPQDYKVLIVDDSAMDRKIMRQAIEPLEVTILEAKDGVEALNILKQNNDIDAMLIDIEMPRMDGYTLAQEIRKYNKFRKLPLIAVTSRATKSDRVRGVEVGMNEYITKPYTQEYLQNVVRRNLKL; this is translated from the coding sequence ATGGATGAATTAATGGAATTATTGGATGACTTTTTAGTTGAATCATTTGAAATGATAGAAGAGATGGATAATGATTTAATTGAACTTGAAAATAATCCTGATGATTTAGAATTACTTAATAAAATATTTAGAGTGGCACATACAATAAAAGGTAGTGGAAGTTTTTTAAATTTTAATAAACTTACAAAACTTACTCATCATATGGAAGCAGTACTTGACAAAGCAAGAAAAGGTGAGCTTAAAATAACTCCTGAGATTATGGATGTTATTTTAGAGTCAATTGATGCAATGAAAGCAATTTTAGAATATATTAGAGACAATAAAAATGATGAATCACCCGATGTTGATATTGAACCAATTGTTAAAAAACTTGATTCTATTGTTAATGGTACTTTTGGAAAAGACGAGAATACAGAAGAAGAGAAAAAAGGTATTAACGTTGAAGAGATAACTTTGGAAAATGTGGATGAACTTGATTTAGAATCTCTTCCACCAGAAGAACTTGATGCTATTTTGGAAAAGTTAGTTGATGAAGTTAATCAACCAAAAGAAGAAAAAGAAACAAAAGAAGAAATACAAGAAGATACAAAAAGTAAAAAAGATGAACAAGAAAATCAAGAAAAAAAAGAAGAATCAAAAAATGAAATTGAAATAAAAGAAGAAAAGCCTATTAAGCAAGAATCTAAAAAAGAGATTACAAAAAAAGACATTAAAAAACAGATTGCAAATGTTAAAGAACAAACAATAAGAGTTGATGTAAAAAGACTTGACCAACTTATGAACTTAATTGGAGAATTAGTTTTAGCTAAAAATAGGCTTATTAAAATTTATAATGATGTTGAAGAGAGATATGAAGGTGAAAAATTCCTTGAAGAATTAAATCAAGTAGTGTCAAGTATTTCTATTGTTACAACCGATTTGCAAATTGCTGTTATGAAAACAAGAATGCTTCCTATTGGAAAAGTATTCAATAAATTTCCAAGACTTGTTAGGGATTTAGCAAGAGAGCTTGGCAAAAAAGTTAAATTAATCATTGAAGGTGAGGATACAGAACTTGATAAATCAATTATTGAAGAAATTGGAGACCCACTTGTACATATGATTAGAAATGCCGTTGACCATGGTATTGAACCACCAGAAGAGAGAAAGAAAAAAGGAAAACCAGAAGAGGGTACTATTTGGCTTAGGGCGTATAATGAAGGGAATATGATTGTAATTGAGATAAAAGATGATGGAAAAGGGATGGACCCTGAAAAGTTAAAGAAAAAAGCTATTGAAAAAGGAATTATAACACCACAAGAAGCTGAAAATATGAGTGATAAAGAAGCATTTATGCTTATTTTTAAACCAGGATTTTCAACTGCTGAAAAAGTTACAAATGTATCAGGGCGTGGTGTTGGAATGGATGTAGTTAAGACAAATATTGAAAAATTAAATGGTATTATTGAAGTTGATTCAGTGCCAGGTAAAGGATCAACTTTTAAATTAAAAATTCCATTAACTCTTGCAATTATTCAAGCTTTGCTTGTTGCAAGTCAAGAAGATTTGTTTGCAGTTCCTTTATCAAATGTTATTGAAACAGTAAGGATTGTAGAAGAAGATATTTATACAATTGAAGGAAAGAGTGTATTAAAATTAAGAGATGAAGTTTTACCTCTTGTAAATATGGCTGATATTTTTGAGATTGAGAAGATACTTGAACCTGAAAAATATTTATATGTAGTTATTTTAGGGCTTGGTGCTACAAAAATTGGTCTTATTGTAGATAGATTTATAGGACAAGAAGAGATAGTTATTAAATCTCTTGGAGAGTTTTTAAAAGGACTTCCTGGAATTGCAGGTGCTACAATTAGAGGTGATGGTAGGGTTACATTAATTGTAGATGTTGCAAGTTTAATGAAATTAGCAAAAGAAACACACAATAAAAAACTTGTAACTGATTCATTAAATGAAGCTAAAAAGAAAAAAGAAAAACCGCAAGATTATAAAGTTTTAATTGTTGATGATTCAGCAATGGATAGAAAGATAATGAGACAAGCAATCGAGCCTCTTGAAGTTACTATCTTAGAAGCAAAAGATGGAGTAGAAGCTTTAAATATTTTAAAACAAAATAATGATATTGATGCAATGCTTATTGATATTGAAATGCCAAGAATGGATGGGTATACTCTTGCACAAGAGATTAGAAAATATAATAAATTTAGAAAACTACCTCTTATAGCTGTTACAAGTAGGGCTACTAAGTCTGATAGAGTAAGAGGTGTTGAAGTTGGTATGAATGAATATATTACTAAACCATATACACAAGAATATTTACAAAATGTTGTAAGAAGAAATTTAAAATTATAA
- a CDS encoding chemotaxis protein CheW: protein MGLGDIVKQQQKSLTEPEKKLEEIVQLVGFVVGEEEFAVPILSIQEIIKPIEWTRVPFVPDYVLGVFNLRGNVLPLIDLRKKFKSSSNDEIDENTRFIVMKIKGEDVAFVIDRLTSAIRIEKSNILPPPDTYSNEEDIIEGVGRLPDGRIITILKVDNLIKREEIVPNKD from the coding sequence ATGGGACTTGGAGATATTGTAAAGCAACAACAAAAATCATTGACTGAACCTGAGAAAAAATTAGAAGAAATAGTTCAACTTGTTGGGTTTGTAGTAGGAGAGGAAGAATTTGCAGTTCCAATTTTATCTATTCAAGAAATAATTAAACCAATTGAGTGGACAAGAGTGCCATTTGTACCAGATTATGTATTAGGAGTATTTAATTTAAGAGGAAATGTTTTACCTTTAATTGATTTAAGAAAAAAATTTAAATCTTCAAGTAATGATGAAATAGATGAAAATACAAGATTTATTGTTATGAAAATAAAAGGGGAAGATGTTGCCTTTGTAATTGATAGATTAACATCTGCTATAAGAATAGAAAAAAGTAATATTTTGCCTCCTCCTGATACATATAGTAATGAAGAAGATATTATTGAAGGAGTAGGAAGACTTCCAGATGGAAGGATTATTACAATTTTAAAAGTAGATAATTTAATAAAAAGAGAAGAAATAGTTCCTAATAAAGACTAA
- the speA gene encoding biosynthetic arginine decarboxylase, whose protein sequence is MNYGIDIWGGNNFFIENGKLKVNFGNQPALIDIIKEIEERGFQGPILLRFPHLIRKQINSLYSAFNKAIKEFNYKGKFHAVFPLKVNQFPTFVKPLIKIANKFNYGLEAGSKAELILAMAYNNKNAPITINGFKDKDMIRLAFIAGFMGYDVTITIEGLNELNSIIEVSKEYEKIPVNIGIRIRLHTSGVGIWAKSGGIESKFGLSSTEIIEAIDILKKEKMLDKLKMIHFHIGSQINDISPLKKAIRESGNIYADLRKMGAKNLSAINIGGGLAIEYSQWEEKRDKNYSIEEFSNDVVYLLKEISQKKEVPMPDIFTESGRFIASPSTILIAPVIELFSQEYHEKNLKLKDKNPDLVEELYDLYKTINENNYIEYFHDALDHFESLLTLFDLGIIDLIDRSNSEILVNLMIKKAITYATLKGFKNKDLKSINEKIQEKYLANFSIFQSLPDFWGLGQRFPIMPLTKLNITPTRSATIWDITCDSDGEIPFSKEYPLYLHDVDLEKEDYYLGFFLVGAYQEILGMKHNLFSYTNEAIINFDIEGNYEIEFLEPTQKIREILIDLDYDIDEIERLLKNKLEIINDEEERKEILGELFLLLNDMIYLKND, encoded by the coding sequence ATGAATTACGGAATTGATATTTGGGGAGGTAATAATTTTTTTATAGAAAATGGAAAATTAAAAGTAAATTTTGGAAATCAACCAGCTTTAATTGATATTATAAAAGAGATTGAAGAGAGAGGTTTTCAAGGACCAATTTTACTTAGATTTCCACACTTAATTAGAAAACAAATAAACTCTTTATACTCAGCATTTAATAAAGCTATAAAAGAATTTAATTATAAAGGTAAGTTTCACGCTGTTTTCCCTCTTAAAGTTAATCAATTCCCAACATTTGTAAAGCCATTAATAAAAATAGCTAATAAGTTCAACTATGGTCTTGAAGCTGGAAGTAAAGCTGAGCTTATCTTAGCAATGGCTTATAATAATAAAAATGCTCCAATTACAATTAATGGTTTTAAAGACAAAGATATGATAAGACTTGCATTTATTGCAGGTTTTATGGGATATGATGTAACTATCACAATTGAAGGATTAAATGAATTAAATTCAATTATAGAAGTTAGCAAAGAGTATGAAAAAATACCTGTAAATATTGGAATTAGAATTAGACTTCATACAAGTGGAGTTGGAATTTGGGCCAAATCTGGCGGAATTGAGAGTAAATTTGGGCTTAGTTCTACGGAAATAATTGAAGCAATTGATATATTAAAAAAGGAAAAAATGCTTGATAAATTAAAAATGATTCATTTTCATATAGGAAGTCAAATAAATGATATCTCACCCTTAAAAAAAGCTATTAGAGAATCTGGAAATATTTATGCAGACCTTAGAAAAATGGGGGCAAAAAATCTTAGTGCAATTAATATTGGTGGAGGTTTAGCTATTGAATATTCTCAATGGGAAGAAAAAAGAGACAAAAACTACTCAATTGAAGAGTTTAGTAATGATGTAGTATACCTTCTAAAAGAAATCTCTCAAAAAAAAGAGGTTCCAATGCCTGATATTTTTACTGAGAGTGGAAGATTTATTGCTTCACCTTCTACTATTTTAATAGCACCTGTAATTGAACTTTTCTCGCAAGAATATCATGAAAAAAATTTAAAACTTAAAGATAAAAACCCTGATTTAGTAGAAGAATTATACGATTTATATAAAACTATTAATGAAAACAATTATATTGAATATTTCCACGATGCACTCGACCATTTTGAGAGTTTACTAACACTATTTGATTTAGGAATAATAGATTTAATTGATAGAAGTAATAGTGAAATTTTAGTAAATTTGATGATAAAAAAAGCAATAACTTATGCTACTTTAAAAGGATTTAAAAATAAAGACTTAAAATCTATTAATGAAAAAATTCAAGAAAAATATCTTGCAAACTTTTCAATTTTTCAAAGTCTTCCTGACTTTTGGGGACTTGGACAAAGATTTCCGATAATGCCTCTTACAAAATTAAACATAACTCCTACAAGAAGTGCCACTATTTGGGATATAACTTGTGATAGCGATGGAGAAATACCATTTAGTAAAGAGTATCCTCTATATCTTCACGATGTAGATTTAGAAAAAGAGGATTATTATTTAGGATTCTTTTTAGTTGGGGCTTATCAAGAAATTCTTGGAATGAAACACAATCTTTTTAGCTACACAAATGAAGCTATTATCAACTTTGATATAGAAGGCAATTATGAAATAGAATTTTTAGAACCAACTCAAAAAATTAGAGAAATTCTAATTGATTTAGACTATGATATTGATGAAATTGAAAGACTTCTTAAAAACAAACTTGAAATTATTAATGATGAAGAAGAAAGAAAAGAGATTTTAGGTGAACTATTTTTATTACTTAATGATATGATTTATCTAAAAAATGATTAG
- the hisS gene encoding histidine--tRNA ligase, with protein sequence MIKALRGMKDILDKRFLKIFDTAREVAENYGYSYIETPILEETKLFKRSVGESSDIVNKEMYEFIDKGGNDVCLRPEGTAGVVRSFIEHKFDKAGIPKRFWYFGPMFRYERPQKGRFREFHQFGIESFGEESVYEDINIISLASEIFDKLNINYTLKINSLGCEKCMPNYKEKLVKFLNQHKENLCEDCQRRINQNPIRTLDCKNQTCQAILKDAPKITDNLCQQCQSDFEKLKSGLKNLEINYEVDKHLVRGLDYYTKTTFEFISNEIGSQSAIAGGGRYDKLVEFLGGKPTAGVGFAIGVERILDLVKIEDKREGIYMGAMIEEAIPYIQKEAKKLRKNKKIFVEVKPKSLKAHLKAADKGMYKKALIVGEDELKNNTFFEKEL encoded by the coding sequence ATGATTAAAGCTCTAAGAGGTATGAAAGATATTTTAGATAAAAGATTTTTAAAAATTTTTGATACAGCAAGGGAAGTAGCAGAAAATTATGGATATAGTTATATAGAAACACCAATTTTAGAAGAAACCAAACTTTTTAAAAGAAGTGTTGGAGAAAGTAGCGATATAGTAAATAAAGAGATGTATGAATTTATTGATAAAGGTGGTAATGATGTCTGTCTTAGACCAGAAGGAACTGCTGGTGTTGTTAGAAGTTTTATAGAGCATAAATTTGATAAAGCTGGAATTCCTAAAAGATTTTGGTATTTTGGCCCTATGTTTAGATATGAAAGACCTCAAAAAGGGAGATTTAGAGAGTTTCATCAGTTTGGAATTGAGAGTTTTGGAGAAGAGAGTGTATATGAAGATATCAATATAATCTCCCTTGCAAGTGAAATATTTGATAAACTTAATATAAACTATACATTAAAAATAAACTCTCTTGGATGTGAAAAATGTATGCCAAATTATAAAGAAAAGTTAGTCAAATTTTTAAATCAACATAAAGAAAATTTATGTGAAGATTGTCAAAGAAGAATAAATCAAAACCCAATAAGAACACTTGATTGTAAAAATCAAACCTGCCAAGCTATCTTAAAAGATGCTCCAAAAATTACTGATAATTTATGTCAACAATGTCAAAGCGATTTTGAAAAATTAAAAAGTGGTCTTAAAAATTTAGAAATAAACTATGAAGTCGATAAACATTTAGTAAGAGGGCTTGATTATTATACAAAAACTACTTTTGAATTTATCTCAAATGAAATTGGCTCTCAAAGTGCAATTGCTGGTGGTGGAAGATACGATAAATTAGTAGAATTCTTAGGAGGAAAACCAACTGCTGGGGTTGGGTTTGCAATTGGAGTTGAGAGAATTTTAGATTTAGTTAAAATAGAAGATAAAAGAGAAGGAATTTATATGGGGGCAATGATAGAAGAAGCAATTCCTTATATTCAAAAAGAAGCTAAAAAATTAAGAAAAAACAAAAAAATATTTGTAGAAGTAAAACCAAAATCTCTAAAAGCACACCTAAAAGCAGCTGATAAAGGTATGTATAAAAAAGCTTTAATTGTGGGAGAAGATGAACTTAAAAATAATACATTTTTTGAAAAAGAGTTATAA
- a CDS encoding TIGR00282 family metallophosphoesterase encodes MNILFIGDIVGKPGRKIVKKFLPKLKEEYNIDYVIANYENIAHGFGVTEKTYNELKNAGVDIFTGGNHTFDRKKEAIPLLEAKKILRPLNYFEAPGDWYYEDDNIIVISAMGIFSMPYGKNPFIELKNFVENKEKFIFIDFHAEATAEKKALFHLLKGKVGAIVGTHTHIGTDDLEIEDGTCYLTDIGITGCKDNVIGMKIDGPIDSMLTGIKQHFDVPDKCKSIMQCLIINADGLKSKKAFKLKIIDDKILKTQEV; translated from the coding sequence ATGAATATATTGTTTATTGGAGATATTGTTGGAAAACCAGGTAGAAAAATAGTAAAAAAATTTCTTCCAAAATTAAAAGAAGAATATAATATTGATTATGTAATAGCTAATTATGAGAATATTGCTCATGGATTTGGTGTTACAGAAAAAACATATAATGAATTAAAAAATGCAGGTGTAGATATTTTTACAGGAGGTAATCATACTTTTGATAGAAAAAAAGAAGCAATTCCACTTTTGGAAGCAAAAAAGATATTAAGGCCTTTAAATTACTTTGAAGCACCAGGGGATTGGTATTATGAAGATGATAATATAATTGTAATTAGTGCTATGGGAATATTTTCTATGCCATATGGTAAAAATCCTTTTATTGAGCTTAAAAATTTTGTAGAAAATAAAGAAAAATTTATTTTTATAGATTTTCACGCCGAAGCTACTGCTGAAAAAAAAGCTTTATTTCATTTATTAAAAGGAAAAGTAGGAGCAATTGTTGGTACTCATACACATATAGGGACTGATGATTTAGAAATAGAAGATGGGACTTGTTATTTAACAGATATAGGAATTACTGGATGTAAAGATAATGTTATTGGAATGAAAATAGATGGTCCTATTGATAGTATGCTTACAGGAATAAAACAGCATTTTGATGTGCCAGATAAATGTAAAAGTATTATGCAGTGTTTAATTATTAATGCTGATGGTCTTAAATCAAAGAAGGCATTTAAGCTTAAAATTATTGATGATAAAATTTTAAAAACACAGGAAGTGTAA
- a CDS encoding 3-methyladenine DNA glycosylase, giving the protein MEFSNSYELLILLREKNLLKNSPKYWWPNVGSFEVVVGAILTQNTKWENVQKALNKWKIENGELRVEVVASFDVSYLAEIIKPVGFYNQKAKRLIALSRNILRDFGNFESFSENVDREWLLNQKGIGFETADSILCYACFREVMVVDAYTKRLLKKSGYEFESYDEMKEWCERGILENWDKIKSFYEDDLNLCFARFHGKIVEFMKK; this is encoded by the coding sequence ATGGAATTTAGCAACTCATATGAACTTTTAATATTACTTAGAGAAAAAAATTTATTAAAAAACTCACCAAAATATTGGTGGCCAAATGTAGGTTCTTTTGAAGTAGTAGTTGGAGCTATTTTAACTCAAAATACAAAATGGGAAAATGTTCAAAAAGCACTAAATAAATGGAAAATTGAAAATGGAGAATTAAGAGTTGAAGTAGTAGCAAGTTTTGATGTTTCATATTTAGCTGAGATTATCAAGCCAGTAGGATTTTATAATCAAAAAGCAAAAAGATTAATAGCATTATCAAGAAATATTTTAAGAGATTTTGGAAATTTTGAGAGTTTTAGTGAAAATGTTGATAGAGAATGGCTTTTAAATCAAAAAGGGATAGGTTTTGAAACAGCTGATAGTATATTATGTTATGCTTGTTTTAGAGAAGTGATGGTCGTTGATGCATATACAAAAAGATTGTTAAAAAAATCAGGGTATGAATTTGAGAGTTATGATGAGATGAAAGAGTGGTGTGAGAGAGGTATTTTAGAAAATTGGGATAAAATTAAAAGCTTTTATGAAGATGATTTAAATTTATGTTTTGCAAGGTTTCACGGAAAAATAGTAGAGTTTATGAAAAAATGA
- a CDS encoding M48 family metallopeptidase — MYIENKGDYIEVRCNKYLSDEEIYKFLDKIKDKFQKIEKKELVFGKEGKITQKDYEKLKEIINFLINKYSKKMNLYPSKISFREKNTSWGSCTYKNHIIFNLKLVSLPVELIEYVVVHELAHIKEKNHSKKFWKIVEKYLPDYKDKIKKIRKIEKVIR, encoded by the coding sequence ATGTATATAGAAAATAAAGGTGATTATATTGAAGTTAGATGCAATAAATATTTAAGTGATGAAGAGATATATAAATTTTTAGATAAAATTAAAGATAAATTTCAAAAAATTGAAAAAAAAGAATTGGTTTTTGGAAAAGAAGGTAAAATTACTCAAAAAGATTATGAAAAATTAAAAGAAATAATTAATTTTTTGATAAATAAATATTCAAAAAAAATGAATCTTTATCCTTCAAAAATTTCTTTTAGAGAGAAAAACACTTCTTGGGGAAGTTGTACTTATAAAAATCATATTATATTTAATCTTAAATTAGTTAGTTTGCCAGTAGAATTAATTGAATATGTTGTTGTTCATGAATTAGCACATATAAAAGAGAAAAATCATTCAAAAAAATTTTGGAAAATAGTTGAAAAATATTTGCCAGATTATAAAGATAAAATTAAAAAAATAAGAAAAATTGAAAAGGTAATACGTTGA
- a CDS encoding DNA recombination protein RmuC has translation MKEIYTLIIFSILVGLIFILWIIEKRKNKILQNQLNYLKEENNFLKINLEDKKNELSNIQKRYDELMQEYIILNSDFSALSSKFQEKEKFYKELVENKEKLKNEFEVLANSIFDKFSIKNEENISKILDPISKQVKDFEEKIIYLKEKDIELMNELKNLKELNYKLSVEAENLTKALKGDKKIQGIWGEMILERVLEMSGLRKDKEFIKEKSLICNGEVFRPDVIVKLPNNRYIIIDAKTSLNVYSEYIKTEDKSYLKEHIKAIKNHIDKLASKNYENLDGINTLDFIFMFIPIENALKVALEYDSTLYEYAFKKRVILTTPSTLLVSLRSIEAIWRFERQNENIKEVIKLADNIYNKMRLFLEDFEKIDRSIEYTKKYYLNAKNKLISGRGNLIDLLENMKEKAGIKPKKELRE, from the coding sequence TTGAAAGAGATATATACTTTAATTATTTTTAGTATTTTAGTGGGTTTAATTTTTATTCTTTGGATAATAGAAAAAAGAAAAAATAAAATATTGCAAAATCAATTAAATTATCTTAAAGAAGAAAATAATTTTTTAAAAATAAATTTAGAAGATAAAAAAAATGAATTGAGTAACATCCAAAAAAGATATGATGAATTGATGCAAGAATATATTATTTTAAATAGTGATTTTTCAGCTCTTTCTTCAAAATTTCAAGAAAAAGAGAAGTTTTATAAAGAATTAGTAGAAAATAAAGAGAAGTTAAAAAATGAATTTGAGGTATTAGCAAATTCTATTTTTGATAAGTTTTCAATAAAAAATGAAGAAAATATTTCTAAAATTTTAGACCCAATATCTAAACAAGTAAAAGATTTTGAAGAGAAAATTATTTATTTGAAAGAAAAAGATATTGAGCTGATGAATGAACTTAAAAATTTAAAAGAATTAAATTATAAACTCTCAGTTGAAGCAGAGAATTTAACAAAGGCATTAAAAGGAGATAAGAAAATTCAAGGGATTTGGGGTGAGATGATACTTGAAAGAGTTCTTGAAATGAGTGGACTTAGAAAAGATAAAGAATTTATAAAAGAGAAGAGTTTGATTTGTAATGGTGAAGTTTTCAGACCAGACGTAATAGTTAAACTTCCAAATAATAGATACATAATTATTGATGCTAAAACTTCATTAAATGTATATAGTGAATATATTAAAACAGAAGATAAAAGTTATTTAAAAGAGCATATTAAAGCTATAAAAAATCATATTGATAAATTAGCAAGTAAAAATTATGAAAATCTTGATGGAATTAATACACTTGATTTTATTTTTATGTTTATACCAATTGAAAATGCTTTAAAGGTGGCGTTAGAGTATGATTCAACTTTGTATGAATATGCTTTTAAAAAAAGGGTTATTTTAACTACTCCTTCAACGCTTTTAGTGTCTCTTAGAAGTATAGAGGCTATTTGGAGGTTTGAGAGACAAAATGAGAATATAAAAGAGGTTATAAAATTAGCTGATAATATCTATAATAAAATGAGACTATTTTTAGAAGATTTTGAAAAGATTGATAGGTCTATTGAATATACCAAAAAATACTATTTAAATGCGAAGAATAAACTTATAAGTGGAAGAGGCAATTTAATAGATTTACTTGAAAATATGAAAGAAAAAGCAGGAATTAAACCAAAAAAAGAATTAAGAGAGTAA